The Carcharodon carcharias isolate sCarCar2 chromosome 2, sCarCar2.pri, whole genome shotgun sequence genomic sequence CCCGTGATGTTAACCCTCCACTTTTTGACTCGCCCTCCAGAACCCGATCCTCACACCCCGCCCCAGCCAAACTGCCAGATCCATCCCTGTCCAGAAACCCTGAACTCACCTTTCAGTCCTGAATCCATGTTCCTTCTCCTCAGGACGGCTTGTCTTCCCAGCAGCTGCTACTACTgcattctggcactgctgggactactcaactgccagccaatctgattggctgtcaGCTTTTGAGGGCGGGACTTACTTTGCCTGAGGAGTGAAGTCCCACAATTAGCTCACTAAGGCTGCCCCCACAGTATTCTCCATGGGGTCAGCCTGTTTAAAAGTCAGTCGACTTGTGAGCAACTTTTCTACTGGGGGGGGGCGCTAGCATATGCTCtcacctgtaaaattcagccgATGCATTCCGGCCTTCTCAACTCATTGAACTGACTGGTTAAAAATAGAATAACTGTTAACCCGAAAGTACAAAatttcattataatatttaaatgaccagCCCTTTCAAATGATTTTAAGTGGCCAACCCTATGCCTCATCTGCCTCAGTTGAAACTGGAAGTGGGTGGAATCCTGACTGGTTTTGTCTCTGTTACATAGGGCAGAaacatcccaggtttgcactaagtgtggtagtgggcaggtaaaagggcattttacccactggctgcaatggcagcttttcaagccgtatcgtcccaatctcactgcattaatcatgcattcccgggaaacacgccattttgctGATGGGTGGCATCCAATTCACcggccacgccatcacctcgctgcttcctcatgctgggtgccatatttaaagtgcagcctcgtgcacaactctcagtgctttcagcccagggcTGCTACTCAGAAGATATGGcaccgaaaggcaagaagactgcagccccctgattcagcgACGCACCCTGGAACATCTTTTCGATGCTGTGGACGTCCgctgtgatgtcccctaccccagctctggccacaggaggggtagCAACATCATcagtccagcttgggaggcggtggcggtTGTGCCCAGCGCCAACGGCCTGCAAAAGTGCCgaaagatgatgaatgatctctgttcctccagaataagtcactcttctcatcactctcaactcacacactcacaaacccatcacaaatgaacagggccctcactcattggcagttcaagggacatcaccattcactctctcacacacacctgcattCTCCTCACCCCTTCCATGGGACCacttatacttatcatctggcctggcaggtgccctgcttacactctcttcatTCCTATTCATGCAGGTCAAGCTGGCAcaaaacaagagggagaggctgcagaccgggggaggaatgcctgaaatcaagatcctcacaaactttgaaaacagagccatccagctggctggcgacaatctggaccagtcctgtgctgacggtgaggtcggcgctgctctaccaagtgagggtccagcagtgcaacatccatcagacaaccatgctatgagtgatgtgtcctctatTGTAGACCACTGCCAtacattaattatctccccttgctttcacaggcacatctgggaaacagctaagGAGGTCCATGACCCAAGTCTtagactcaagccccgaagacacctggTAAGAGGAATCTGTTGAAATCCTCATTGAAAACCCATCACAGCGCCCACTCAGACCCCCCACtaagcgcagagacacacacctcggtgggaccaagctttagagtagccacAGTGTCAAACTCTGGTGAgctcattgcactgtctgatccacaataggtggtggcagggacttcccaggcttcTGGCACCCaagggactgctggagaccagaaatctgctgagttcgagtcagatgaAGAAACTCTGGATTCGGTCATACATCAgttgctgcaaaggcaagtttgggaacatcaggaaaggatgtcctctggagagccagtGGATAAATTGGTTTTGCTCTTtcagaattccctagattctacaACAGACTCCACGgtttggaaagtagcaaacataacACTGCTGATCGAGAAAGCAAGGAGAGTtgccagggaactatagactagttagtctgacatcagtagtagggcaAATGCTAGGATCTATTATTAAGGACATGGTAATAGGGCATTTGGAAAATCACAATATAATTAAGCAGCATCaataattaatggccacttaagtgcctcattcCGCCCCCACAGTTATTTTATCCGTGGCAGATAGCAAGCAGGTAGCTCGGCAGCTTTCACTGCAAGGGCTGGTGTTGGGCAATAAGGTGGCATCCTCCTTTGGGGATCCCATGTGCCCATATGAGGCATCCCCCATTTCAACACTTTCTCCTTGGCCTCTCAAACCCAGACACCCAGCTCCCTCACCCCGACTTCTTGCTGGGGCCTACCAGCCAGGTCCTGCTGATACCCCTGACTTACCTTCAGTCCAACCTGCATAACCTCCTCTTCTTTGGGGACGCCTGTAGCCcaagcagtggccaccgctcaaACCTGGtgttgctgggactacagagctgcctgCCAACTGGATTGGCTGTTCTCTAAGGTGGCACTTCCTCACCAGATGAGGGTGGAAGTCTCACCCTGAGTCAATTAACTCCCCGCCATGTAAAATAACTGTGGCTCAGCCGACTTTTTCTTCAGTGGGTTCCCAACCGACTTCTTAGCAGGGGAGTCGTGGGAGTGgcaggggttggggttgggggaacAGGGAACATAACTAACAGGGTGAATAAAGGGGAATCAATAGATGAAGCATATTTGCTTTTTCGGAACACATTCAATAAAGCACCACACAAgattaaagctcatgggattgggagtaatatgtTAGTATgaactgaggattggttaatcaaataaaaacagagagctgggataaaagggtcattttcaggaCTGCAAGGATCTGTGCTTGGCTCTCAGATATTTACATTTTAAACCAATGACTTAGTGAAGGGATTGAGtgaaatgtatccaaatttgatgGCAATGCCAAACTAGGTGGGAAATCGCACTGTGAGGAAGACATGAAGGgattgaaaaaggatataatagTTATGTGACTGAccaagaaggtggcagatggaatataatgtggggaagagtAAAGTTATGCTCCCTGgttggaagaatggaaaagcagaatcatTTTAAAAGATAGGAAACTAGTAAATGCTGTGTTTCAAAAGGATTTATCTATCCTTGTACACagatcacagaaagttaacatacagatacagagagcaattaggaaggtaaatggcatgttATCCTTTGTTGTAAGTTTCAGTTTAAGTAAAAGGAaaccttgctgcaattatatagggctttggtgagagcgTGCCTAGGCTATTGTGCACACTTTTGCTCCCTTTAcataagaaaggatgtacttgccttaGAGTGGAGTGCAAGGTTCACTATTTTGATTCCGAGGATGAGAAGTCTatcctatgagaagagattgagtagaatgggctaATATTCTttaaagtttagaagaaagaggagaatctcattgaaacgtgtAAATATTCTTCAAGGGCTTGACAGGCTTGATGCTGAGAGActttttccttttatatacttgagAAAAGGGCTCAAGtatttaggattgagataaggagaaatttcattTCTCAGATGAATTTTCTgctgcagagggctgtggatgtataagtttaaaactgagattgataaactTTTGGGCACCAAGGACATTAAGGGATAAGAtgatagggcaggaaagtggagatgttCAGCCATCATCTCATTTAATGAGTGAGCAGGTTCAAGgatccaaatggcctactcctgctcctatttattatgttcttaatTCCAAATCTTAAAGAGTCGTTCACCTTGCATCAGTAGATAGACACAATTAACCAGAAATCATGGTGGGGTTTTATAAATGCTGCTTAAATTAGCTTGCTCTGAACTGCCCTACATAACTTGATTTTCTCTTATATAGAGTtttgagatgttttactacattaatggTGCTGTATCAATGCAAATTACTGTTGAATGACATAGATTGCAACAGGTCTGTCACCAACTAAACTAAGGTACAATGCAGGCGAAATGTATTGTCATTCAACTGCAAGAGGAAACAAGGACTGAGGTGGTGTCAAAGAACTGCTAAGATTATTTTATTTGATCACATCATTTATACATCAATAGTACCATTTTAAGAGTCAGGCTGGATAATTACAGTAAAGCAGTGGCTAAAATTTGACAGCATAAGCTACAGAATTTAAATTGATTATAAATATCATTATATCTCAGCATCGGCTGGTTTCACTGAACACAAGTACAATGGAGTAATATGAAAACAAAgtattgcagatgctgggaatctgaaatgaggacagaaaatgctggaaataatcaacaggtcaggcagtatctgtgaagaGGGAAAAAGAGTTAAAACATCAGGGCGTCACTTTCGtcagaattgggaaaagttaAGATGAAACAGGTTTTAAAGTAAAGGAGTGGGGAAAGAGGGTAGAGAAGGAAGGGACAAAAAGGAGGTCTCTGATAaaatggaaggcaggagagattaaataccaaaagggatgatggtgcaggaCAAAAGCatgtggtaatgggacaagtaaagaaacatagATGGATGTAGATGAAGTGTGAATGGAAATAGCAGAGTCATCATCAATCAAGCTGCAATCTAAAAAAATGAGGGCAaagattatggtctgaaattgttaaactcagtgTTGGATCCAGAATgttataaagtgcctaattgaaaggtgAGATGCTGTTTCTCGAGCTTACATTGAATGTCCTTAGAACTGTTTAGGAAGCTGAGGGTGGaagtctgagtgggagtggggtggagaattaaaatggcaggcagcTGGAAGACTTGGCCATGCTTGGGGgatgaatggaggtgttctgcgAAGTAATTGCACAATTTGCATTTCATCTCCTGGTTGTATTGGAGACTGTAATGTGAGAAGCAAGTACAGTATAATAAAGTGAAAATCACTTATTtacctggaaggaatgtttgggggcCTGGGTGGTGAGAATggaggagggagaaggaaggAGGAAAAAGGGAAGGCACTGAATCTCCTGTGTTTGCAAGGGTACATGGGGTGAGAAGCAGTGGGTGTTGGGGATAATtgaggactggaccagggtgtcatgcaAAGAACAGTTCCttcagatgtgtttggtggtggagtaACAACAGAATAAAATCTGATATAAAATCAAGTTCACAACCCTACTGCATTGTGGCACCAGTAGATGGAATAGCTTTCTCTTGGTGATGCTTGCATAAAAATACACAATCTCTTTCATTAGATTGGCTATGACACAGTGCTCTGTCTTCCATTGCAGTGTTCTAGTTTCATCTCTGGAAGTGCTCTGTGATAAATTGTTATTTGCAGTATTTTGATGTTTTGATTGTGTTTTGCTCTTCACCATTTGTTAATCATTTGTACGATCATCGTACATCATCTCAATACATCAAAACATATGCCACTGAATTAACTATAGGTATATACTTTACATTAGTAACTTTCATGTTGAACTTAACCATTCCAGGAACTCTCTAGAGCTCTTTTGATGACTGTTTGAATATCTTCCACTTCCGCTGACTTGACTAACCAAGCCCACACATTCATTTACATGAACCATTTGCAACTCAGGTTGACAAATAGGTCaaggacatttaaacttactgctTTCAATTAATTTTACAAATTACACAGCTACACATCCAATGTATATGAATCATTAGGGGGAAGCCAACATTACTGATAATGTGGGCTCAAGGCTTATTGTTAACGTGGCATTGGACCAAGATCCATTGAAAACAAATCCCTCGTGCTTTAGCTTACCATTTCTTTCAGTACATCAGCAGTATCTGAACTAAGGCAACCATAtatgttcaattaataaatccaaAATGTTGGCTTCTTTTATTATCCATTATTCTTCGCACAATGACTGTAGCTAAAGGGGCAATCAATGATTGTAAGTTCATGTAACCGAGCCAAATAGGGCAAAATAAATTCTGGAAGTCAACTGCTGTGAGTTGAAATAGTTTCCTCTGGGCTTTTGATCTTTGATTCCCAGAAACCCTTAATGATTGAATAGTAGTACATTCCATCCAGGCAACAGTTTGTAGTCGCCAAACACTGAGACATCTGGAGAAAGGCTCGCAGAGGTGTCCGGTAATCAGTCGTTATATATTCCTGCCTTGCTAAAAGGTACAGCAGCATGGCTACATGATATGGTGTAAAGCAGAGAAGGAAGGTCACCAGATTTGAAGAGATAATGTTCATAGATGCCTTCATGCTTATATCGTCTCTCTCTTCATCCACTCTTTGCAAAGTTCTGATTATCTGAATACTACAGAAAACCACAGTAAATGCAGAAATTAAATATACGATTTCCATACTCAGGGGGATTATACCTTTTTTCCAAAACTCAGAAAAACCTACGAAACATATTTCTTTGGATTGTTGCTGACACTCGGATTGGGTGTAAATTGGAATGCTTGCACACCAGATACAAACCCACACCACAGTACAGGTGATTATGGCTTTCTTTGGAGATCTGAGGGTTCGTGCCCTAAAAGGATGCTTGATAGCGATGTACCGATCCACTGATATTAGCATTATTAACAGGATTGTCCCATAAGTGTTCACAAAGTACATGGACtccacaaacttgcagaatgttGTTCCCAGGTGCCACTTTCCATATCCATTGTCGGCGTGGATTTTGAAAGGCAGGGAGAAAAGCAGAAATATATCACAAATGATCAGGTTTGTCATGTAGATCGTAGATTCCATCCACTTCTTTAACCTGATGCAGAGTATGTAGAGTGCAACCGAATTAATGATCACTCCCAGGATGAACGTTGGTATGTGCAGTACATACTGAAATGTCTTCACGAATTGAAGGTCCGTTGTACGGTTCAAGTTGCACATATTTGCTGAAAGTAGAAGCTGGAAGGTTGGCTATATGCGCAAAATCTGACAGTTAATAATGTCTTACTTTTCTCTTGAACTTGCTGCAATTTTCTAGCGCATTCAATTTGAGAAGAATAAATGTCATTAAATTAAATCTTAAACTATATCGGCAACATTGATGTGACAGTAATGCACTTGTCGAGTTTTTCATGTGACATCTATTAACAGCACCGACCACATCCAGTATTGCGTGTATGTCAGAAAGAGTTAAGGACACCCTCATTGTATCTTCGTGTAGTTTAtgaaaaaatacagcagaacctgagaCTACTAAAAAGCGAAGGAGCGCGTGCAAATAACTTGTGGTTAAAGGAGCATTGAATTTCAGAGCTCTTGAAATGACATTTACTAGGTCAAAAGTAACATGACTGTTATTTAATGGATGACCAATTCAGAGGCTGTTCTAATGATCTgaagatatgagttcaaatcccaccacggcagtgggggaatttaaattcagttaactaaataaatgtggaattaaaagatATAATGTGTAAAGGCGAAATTACCAAATTGTTCACCTTTAAGGGAGGAAATCTATAGTCCCTCATCCATTCTGACCGATATGTAACTCCAGGCCTCTCCCTGTATAGCCTCTCTCCCTGTTGTACATAATCTTTTAGTGCAAGTAACACAACGCAGGAATTAACATAAGAATCGAAGGCGAAACCTATGAATCAACAGGCAACTTGTACTGCTAGATGTATATTAACATCCACAGGATTTGCTAGGGGAATAGTATTTAAGGATTCATGGAAAGAACCACTCAGGGATGAAGGAAACTATTGCAGCATGTGTTCATTGAAAGCTGTAAGTATGTGACTATGCAGTTACTGTGCATGTTGTAAATGTTCCCTGATGGGCTTGCTGAGCTTGGCACAACAAATTGAGTTTTAAATTGCTTGCAGCACAATAGCTGTGTTTCAATTTGCTTTTCATGTCATAGGCTATCTCCTGCCACACTGTGTGAATCAGTCATCCTCCCTATCcagccaccatctgcaaggcccttcgacagaactgtcgaagggtcatgaggactcgaaacgtcaacacttttcttctccgccgatgctgccagacctgctgagttttttcaggtaattctgtttttgttttggatttccagcatctgcagtttttttgtttttaccatctgCAAGGAACAGCTTTCATACCTCTAGTGCATTTGCCCCAACAAGACCTCAACAAACTATTGGAAAATTCAAGAGTAGAGCAACTTTTTCACTAATCATCAATATTCTTTTCAATGTCACTGAATATGCCTTGCACACAGCAATTTCCtgcagtataaagggttaacagatgggatctGCTAATGTATGGTGTAGAttatgatgtaccactgacatcagtTTGTCATGCgttaagactctctctctctctctctctctctctcgagagagagagtttggaatCATGTCTAGGAACAACATGGATaccctgtaacctgtttagaagtagCACTAGTAAACAAGTATTAAGCAGATGCCAGAGTTTGTCTACAGTATGTCTGCTAATAAAATATCACAAAGGACCCAATCTCAGAACATTTCCCATCCACTAATGAGTAAAATAGAGTTCATCTGCATGGTGCAAATATGATAAGGCAATTGCCAATGTCCTACTGCCTGGCTTTCCCACATGAATTTTAGGATTATAGTCAGCTACATAGAAATGAATTGATTGGTTTTGCATAGGTAAACCCAGCAGTCACTTCTCAGACAGCAAGATCCACAAACCACAATGAGTAAACTGATCTGTGGTGTATCCTTACAAAGTCCATCAAGCACATGCCACATCACCCTCTGTAGACTTTAGCATCTTTAAAAATCTATAGCAATCACAAAACACTTCTACAATCACAGCAAGAGTCAGGAGAGGTTAATCAGCAATTACCTGTGATTagctgatgatccctttaaacagGACTGATAGACTTGTCTGTCCTGCTGCTGGATTTGTGTTCAGCTGTACATGTGAAAGAGaaggcagcatttattggcaCTATAATGTGTGTCTTGTCTTCAAGTGGACCAGTTTGTGTGCAATGTTTGTGTAGAATTCTGTCTGCTGTAGAGTAATTCAAGATTTCTGCATTGCACAATTTAATTCAGTTATTGTCAGACAGGTTCCAAGGCTCACAGTGCtaaccatttttaaaattcttttacaggatctgggcattgctggcaaggctaatATTTAtgttccatccctaattgcccttaagaaggtggtggtgagctgccttctcgaactgctgctgtccatgtggcgtaggcacacccacagtgctgttagagagggagttccaggattttgacccagcaacagtaaaggaacaatgatatagtttcaaattaggatggtgtgtggtttgttgcggaacttgcaggtggtggagtccccatgttgcccttgtccttctaggtggtagatgtcatggatttgaaaggtgctgttgaaggaaacttggtgagtttccagtgcatcttgaagatggtacacactgctgccactgtatgtcgttggtgaagggagtgaatgtttaaggtggtggatgtgtgCCAATCAtgtaggttgctttgtcctggatcgcatcaagcttcttgagtgttgatggagctgcaatcatccaggcaagtggagagtattccatcacgctcctgacttgtgccttgtagatgatgaatgGGATTTgcggagtcaagaggtgagttattcgctgtagaattcccagcctctgacctgcccttgtagctacagtatttataagcTGACCCAGTTaatttcctggtcaatggtaacccctaagatgttgaaaatgggggattcagtaatggtaatgccattgaatgtgaagggaacatggttaggttctctcttgttggagatagtcattgcctggcatttgtgtgtcacgaatgttacttgtcacttatcagcccaagcctgaatgttgtccaagtcttgctgcatatttggtatggactgcttcagtatctgaagcgTTTCCAATGAAACTGAacgttgtgtaatcatcagcgaacacccccacttctgaccttatgatggaggtaaggtcattgatgcagcagctgaagacggttgggccgaggacactaacccgAGGaaccttgcagtgatgtcctgcgcAGGGATGAttaacctccagcaaccacaaccatctttctttgtgttagatatgactcaaatgagtgaagaattttccccctgattcccattggctccagttttgctagggctccttggtgccatgctcagttaaatgctgcgtggaagtcaagggcagtcactctcacagtcttgagttcagctcttttgtccatgtttggaccaaggctgtaatgagagcttttggagaacagagagagcccACATTCCCAGGTTAGGAACACTCACAGCTCTCACATTACTGAGTTCAGAGAACATGGTGCTCACAGTTGTAGTCTATTTTCGTgacagtgtgtaaggttgcatcatcggaacagagatggaggaactgggagaatggaatggaatccAAATACAGTGTGGTTCAATCAGAGAACAAGttcagacagacagaggagactgggatcattggaaactccatcccccactcggatggtctgagggcttgcCGCTGcttccttgaatggaggcccaaccagtttccaccaaccaccaccctcctccgcctggctcctctcattgaacaatttctcctttaattctctcacttcttccaaataaaagataTTGCAATCAATGCCCATATGGGATCTAGCTATGCCTGCCTTTTTATGggatatatggaacattccttattccagtcctactcagactccctccctcaattcttttttctggtacattgatgactctATCAGTACCAGTCCTGCTCTTGCCCTGAATTGGAAAtcttcatcaactttgcttccaattatccaattttctttcagTTTCACATGGTGCATCTCCaatacttcccttccttgacttctctgttgccatttctggtgatagactattaACTATAAGCTcactgattcccacagctacctcgactacacttCCTCACCCATTTCATTCTCCCACTTCCCCCATCTCCGTCACATCTGTGGCTATGGTGCAACCTTCCACACCAGTGTTTCTGAGATATCTTTTTTCCTCAAACAAGGATTCCCCTCACCTTGGCCCTCGATGTGTCCACcacatttcccacacttctgctctcaccttatcccttccctctccccacagcAATCGGATTTACCTTGTCCTCAcatttcatcccaccagcctctgtattcaatggatcatcttccgccatttctacCATCTCCAGTGTGAGTATATCACCAAACACCTCTTCCTATCCCTcctctttcagcattctgaagggactgttccctctggtcCAATCACCCACCAAAACCCTGTCCCCTTCCCAAGGCACTTTATGATGCAAACGCAGGAGACGTAACACCTGCCCattttcctcctctctcctcactgcctaagacccaaacactccttccaggtgaagcaaagATTTCCATGTTGTCATAAAGGTATGataattttcacaatatttttgtggtttattgtaaaataggTTTTTGGGAAAAGTATAGTTAGGTCTGTCTGTATGTGATGTAATTACATTTGcagtcaggtagactgcaggctttgactcatcaaaagaagcttgaTGCTTGATATGCTAATGGGCAGACAAGGAtgttggcttagcatgtaaggtaggaaggaaatttgcatttttagatagatgaagagagatttggatttcaaatggatctcagtctgtttacaaatagccatATAAGCAAggttaaggaatgtgtttatttttcccaaaggttactgtcaataaattatgaaagtttttgtactgtgagcaggatacagtttcaaagacacatAAACAATAACATTTACATATTAGAAAAGaggaacatatataaaggagaatgaggcaatGTGTCAAGCGAGGGCATTATGCAATATCCTCAAGGAAGCCTCCAGTATTTCtgcagaagtctgctgtctaCCGGAACTGGAGCTGGGAaaaagtcatttggaattccactgtccagggtattgtgttaatttgctagACCTGTTTAAGATCCAAAATCTATGTTTGGgccgttgccttaaagggggtgtaactgagattcaagttaattaggaattttagaacTTCTTATATTACTAATTTGTAGTCCTATGTATGTATATTTCTTTCATTaagaaatattttaatttagtttcttaaaaaaatctctaaaagtcttggtggactgaTTACTGGGGAGGCCAAATGCAGATTGATGACCGATTTGGGGAACACCTCCTTTCAGTTCGCAaccatgaccctgagcttccagtggTCTTTTATATCAATtccccaccttgctctcatgctgacatctctgtcctagtcctgctgcactgttccagtgaagcttaatgtAAGCTCAAACAGCACCTAATCATTCGATTACTGCCAACACGTTATAACTTTCCAGACTGaacatggagttcaacaatttcagaccataaactctgtCCCCCCATTTTGTTcccttttctttgcatgtttcagcttttc encodes the following:
- the LOC121287546 gene encoding lysophosphatidic acid receptor 6-like; this encodes MCNLNRTTDLQFVKTFQYVLHIPTFILGVIINSVALYILCIRLKKWMESTIYMTNLIICDIFLLFSLPFKIHADNGYGKWHLGTTFCKFVESMYFVNTYGTILLIMLISVDRYIAIKHPFRARTLRSPKKAIITCTVVWVCIWCASIPIYTQSECQQQSKEICFVGFSEFWKKGIIPLSMEIVYLISAFTVVFCSIQIIRTLQRVDEERDDISMKASMNIISSNLVTFLLCFTPYHVAMLLYLLARQEYITTDYRTPLRAFLQMSQCLATTNCCLDGMYYYSIIKGFWESKIKSPEETISTHSS